Below is a genomic region from Pseudomonas sp. JQ170C.
AGGTCACCGTAAAACTTTCGTAATGAAGCGGGACTTTTGCAAGTTTCCATGCTTAATAGATAACCACTTGGTCCTCGTTAGGCACTTGAGATGACAATGGCACAGTTTGGTTTGCGCGAAGTATTGGGCAGAAATATTGAATCGGCAATAGTCAATCAACCGGCCGGCACAATTGAAAACAAAGGCTCCAGTCAACTTGTTATCATCGTTGAGCGCAAGGAAGATTGGAGTAAATACTTTCCAAGTGAAGATCTGGTGACGGCCCAGGAGTACCTGGAACGACCGCGGGATAACGAGTCTGGCAAGCGTGTACAGGTCATCAATCTGTGTCGCAGCTACAAGTATCTCGGTCACGGTTATTACTGCTCGCTCTTGGCCGAGGCAAGGGGTCATAAAGTAATTCCGTCGGTCAAGACCATAAGTGAGTTGGCCAGGAAGTCACTCTATGGTCTGGCCCTGGATGATATGGAAAAGACCCTCGAGAAGAGCCTAAACAATAATGTTTATGCCAGTGCTGAAGGCTTTACTTTGAGTCTTTATTTTGGCTGGACTCATCTGGAACCCTTGCAGTCCATCGCCCGCCAACTGTTTGAGGCTTTTCCCTGCCCGATACTTCTGGTTGAGTTTCGCAAGGCCGATGGCTGGCAGATCGCCGGGGTAAAAGCCGGGTCCATGCACAAGTTACGCGAAGATCAGGAGGATCAGTTCGCCAATGCCCTGGACGGATTCAGTCGCAAAATCTGGCGTGTGCCCCGATCCAGGCGCATGGCGCGCTACGATCTGGCCATCCTGCATGACCCCGAGGAAGCGTTACCCCCCTCGAATGCCAAGGCACTGGAGAGTTTCGTGCGGGTCGGCCGCGGCATGGGTATCGATGTCGAGATGATCGAACGCAAAGACTACTCGCGCCTGGCCGAGTATGACGCACTGCTGATCCGCGAAACCACCAGCGTCGACAATCACACCTACCGCTTCGCTAAAAAGGCCGAGAGCGAAGGGCTGGTGGTGATGGACGACCCAACGTCGATTCTGCGCTGCACCAACAAGGTTTATCTCACCGACCTGCTGCGCAGCAACAAACTGGCGATGCCGGCCAGCGAGATTCTCTACAAGGACAACCCCCAGGAACTGCAGCAAGTGGGTGAACGTCTGGGCTTCCCGCTGGTAGTGAAAATCCCTGACGGTTGTTTCTCCCGGGGCGTGATCAAAGTGGAGAACCAGGAGCAATTGCTGCGGGCGACGGCCGAATTGTTCGAGCACTCGGTGCTGCTCCTGGCGCAGGAGTA
It encodes:
- a CDS encoding RimK family protein, which produces MTMAQFGLREVLGRNIESAIVNQPAGTIENKGSSQLVIIVERKEDWSKYFPSEDLVTAQEYLERPRDNESGKRVQVINLCRSYKYLGHGYYCSLLAEARGHKVIPSVKTISELARKSLYGLALDDMEKTLEKSLNNNVYASAEGFTLSLYFGWTHLEPLQSIARQLFEAFPCPILLVEFRKADGWQIAGVKAGSMHKLREDQEDQFANALDGFSRKIWRVPRSRRMARYDLAILHDPEEALPPSNAKALESFVRVGRGMGIDVEMIERKDYSRLAEYDALLIRETTSVDNHTYRFAKKAESEGLVVMDDPTSILRCTNKVYLTDLLRSNKLAMPASEILYKDNPQELQQVGERLGFPLVVKIPDGCFSRGVIKVENQEQLLRATAELFEHSVLLLAQEYLYTEYDWRIGILNRKPIFACQYFMSKGHWQIFNHKAQGADVIGECRTLPIHEVPRAVVELAAKTASLIGDGLYGVDLKQAGDKVVVIEVNDNPNLDAGIEDAYLQDDLYTLVLEEFVRRLEHKRRGQIW